The Flavobacteriales bacterium DNA segment TTGGAGCATACGATAGGAAACTGTACTACCGAAACTGAATTACTGCTTCACTACCAATTTGTTGAGCATAGTTTGTCCGGTACTGCACTGTATTGTATACAAGCCAACGGGGACTGCATCGTCGAATTCGAAATGTAGCTGATGCTCACCCGCAGGGAGCGAGATGTTCTGGAGCAGTTGGCGCACTACCCGTCCCGTAGCATCTACCATGCGAATGTCCACCCTCTGTAGGTACGACAACGTGCACGTAATGGTCACGTGGTCCCGGATCGGATTTGGACTGATAAGAAGCCCCCCTACGGCTGAATGTGTTTCTTCGACCCCAACCTTGGTCTGCCCAGTGTGAAGGCGGATCACTGCCATACCTGTAGTATCAGCAGTAGCGTTGCCTGCCAACAAGACTTTTCCATCTGGTTGCAAAGCGATCGACCGACCGATGCAATATGACCCGACCACGGGTATGATAGCCAGACCATCATCAGAGAAACCAGTATCCAACGTACCGTTGCTCGTGAGCATGGCAACCATGAACACACCATCAAGAGCGCTGCCCAGGAGAATGCGATCATCGGAACGAAGGATCAGTGACAGGCCAAAACCGTTGATCACTGTTGCCACCGCTATTGAACCCGCCGTGCCGAATGATCCATCGATGGAGCCGTTACTACCAAATCGGGCAACGAGCATGTCCCTGACGGGCAAGAAAGGATCAACGCCCCTCACAAATCCTGCCACCACAATGCTTCCATCCTGTTGTAAGGCAACCGATGTGGCGAACTCATCCCCAAATCCAAGAACGAAATCGTAGGCGACGATGCCACCATTTCCGAAGCTCGGATCAAGCACGCCGTCTACGGTATATCGGGCGAGCAAATAGGCCGAACTGCCACTCGGACCTGTCGTATTTCCAACGCAAACAATACTACCATCGGGCTGGAGCACAATGGCATTGAAGCCAGCACCAGCGGGCTGTGCATCAATAGATATTCGTCCATTTGTCCCGAACGAAAGGTCTGGTGAGCCATCGGCCAAGTAGCGCGCCAAAATGCCATGGTTGTTGAAACCATTGAAAATTCTACCGGCTGTCAAAATGCGGCCATCGGGTTGGATCGCTACAGCATTGTACCTATCATATTGACCAGGACTGCTCTCCCGTCGTATACCGTTCGTGGCGAAACTGTCGTCAAGCGAGCCATCCGTGTCGTACCGGATCACAACTGCATGCTCTAGCGTTTCGGGGACCAAGGACAGCGAGTATCCCACGGCCATGATCCTGTCGTCGTCCTGTAAGGCAATGCCTTGAATACTCTTCTGCGTATCTGAAAATCCGGCCACCCGTGATGAACTCGACCGTCGGTCCCAAAGTTGGAGTCGCGTGAGCCATCCGGAAGGTGCCGGACCAATGAGAAGTCCCAGTGGTCACTATACGTGGAATGGCCACCAACTACGATCCTGCCATCAGGCTGTACGACGATCCCATATCCTTCCGAAAAGTTATTATCGTTCGGGAAAGCAGTGACCGCAAGGCCATCCACCCCAAAGGAGAGATCAAGGTCGCCCGGTTGTTGGGCCTTGACCACCGAACAGCATAAGCAGGTGCAAACCACGACAACGACCAGTTTTGCTATAGTCATCTATATTGGGGTTAGCTACAAATATAGGTCCCGATCAATTTTCGCCTTCGTATTTGTTCGGGTTCCGAATACGCCTCGTTCTTTAAAACTTCATAACATCATACGATGGAGCGCTGTGGCCGCAACATGGACAGAAAAGGCCACTCCTCCCCAGCCTTCAACGCGCACGACCTTGATGCCTTGTTGGCGCTTTACAAGGATGATGCGGAGCACTACAGCCCAAAGCTGAAAGTGCACCAACCCAAGACCAACGGTTGGGTGCGCGGTAAGAAGGCTTTGCGTGGGTGGTGGCAAGATGCATTCGACCGATTACCGGAACTGCAGTATGAAGTGATGGGTATGATCACGGATGAGGAGCAGGTGTTCATGGAATACATCCGGCATGTGCCCGGCGAGGACGACCTGCGTGTGGGCGAGGTGCTGGAGATCCGGGACGGGATGATCGTGGGTTCGCGGGTTTATCACGGATAGAGCGACTTTCCTTTTGATATTTGCATCGACCCATGGACAGAAAAGCACATGTGGAGTGGTGTGAGAACTGCACACGCAGAAAGCCGGATCTGGAAGTCGGTTTGATCTGCGGTGCGACTGGCCGCATCGCCGACTTCGAAAAGACCTGTCCCATTTTCGATATGGATACGGTGGCACATCAAGAGAACTTCAGGCAGTTCTTCAAGCGCAACAGGACCGTATTCTCAAGTAATGCCGCTGGAGAAGTATCCAGCACTTCGAAAACCAGGGCGAGATCCGACACAGTCGCGAACCTCCCAGAAATTATGCTGATCAAGAACAGTCGATATGGTGGGAGAATGGGTCTGTTCGTATTTCTCAGCATCCTCGGCTTGGTCGTGATCCCATTCCTAAAACCAAGTATTCTGGAGAGTACTAGAGGTCTGATCATGCTCTCGATACTACCAGCAATTCTCATGCTATTCCTAGCACGATCGATCTTTGATCGAAGCGCGAAGATCACGCTATCCTCTTTCGGGATACAGCTCCATTCGGGGCTTTATTATCCAGCACAGGGCATTGCTTCCTTGATCGAGGCGAATGGTAATGAGTCTAGTGCATCGAAGAAGTTCGCAATAGAAATGAGCCTGATATCGCATATAAAACAAAGTTCGCAGCCTCCATCTCCATGGAATAACGCTGCAACCTTGCTATCAGAAGAAGGAGATCAGTTCCCGGTTGTTTCCTTGATCGTGAAGTCGTTCAATTCAGGTGTAAGCGTGATATCGATCGATCAGCTGGAATACTCGCCGAAGCGGATCGCGCATTTGATCGAGTTGTACAAAGAGAAAGGAACCTCGCAAGAGTGAGCGGTATTGCCCATGTACCTTTGCGTTTGAATGGCGACCGACTATTACAAGACACTTGGTGTTGAACGCAACGCCACCACGGAACAGATCAAGGCCGCGTTCAGGAAGCTGGCGCGCAAGCACCATCCGGACCTGAACCCGAACGACGAGAAAGCAAAGCAGTCCTTCCAAGCGATCAATGAAGCGAACGAGGTGCTGAGCGATCCGGAAAGTCGTAAGAAGTACGACAAATACGGGGAGCAATGGAAGCACGCAGACCAGTTCGAGGCCGCTGAAAAGCAACGTGGTTCGCAACAAGCGCAAGGTGGCTTTGGTGGTGGTGATCCCTATGGCGGTGGCGGCTACGGTGGTGCCAGCGAGGCGGACTTCGCGGACATGTTCGGTGGTATGTTCGGTGGGCGCGGCGGCAGGCAAGTGAAATTCCGTGGCCCGGACTACCAAGCGGAATCGCGCTTGGACCTGCGGGGCGCGTACAAAACGCACAAGCAGACCTTGAATGTGAACGGTAAACAGATCCGCATTACGGTGCCAGCCGGTGTGGAAGATGGCCAAACGATCAAGATCGGTGGGCATGGTGGTCCGGGCGCGAATGGTGGACCACACGGCGATCTGTACATCACCTTCCGGATCGAACCGGACCCCAAGTTCCAACGCGTGGGCAAGGACTTGTACATCACTGAGACGGTCGATCTTACCACTGCCCTGTTGGGAGGCACATTGACCTTGGACACCTTGGATGGTGCAGTGAAATTGAACGTGGCACCGGAAACGCAGAACAATACGAAAGTGAAATTGAAAGGCAAGGGTTTCCCCGTGTACAAGAAGGAAGGTGAATTCGGGGACCTCTACGTAACCTATACCGTTGAACTCCCTAAGAACCTGACGGAACGTGAGAAGGAGCTGATCAAGGAACTGGCCGAACTAAGGAACAACCCGTGAGCCATGGAGAACGAAGAACTCATCGCAATGGAGGTGTACTGCGACCATGAGGGCGTGGAGGTCTCCTTCGTGGAAGCGTTGCACGATCGTGGTCTGATCCGGATAACCACGGTGAAGGAGCAACGGTTCATTGACCCGGAGCATCTGTCGCGGGTAGAGAAACTGGCCCGGATGCACTATGACCTGGACATCAACTTGGAAGGGATCGAAGCGATCAGCCATTTGTTGGAACGCATGGAAGCCTTGCAACAGGACATGCGCAGTTTGAGCGAGCGGCTGCGGTTGTACGAGTAGTGCTGCAAGACCGTGCATCCACATTCGGTCCTTCGTATTCCGCGTTCCGTCGATCCAGAACCGTTATTTCTATTTTTGGGACAAACAAACAACCCATGGAAACACGATACACCCGCCTTCTCCTACCAGTGGCCCTTTCATTTTCTATGGGCGTTCAAGCCCAGCAAGTGCAGAAATGCTGTGGCACATCGAACAGTACCTTCCTACTGGGCAACATGACGTATGCACCGCATACGCAGAGCCTCTATTCTCCTGCGGATCTGGAGAACGAGGAGGACGGTTTGATCACCGACCTCTACTTCCGGTATGGAAATACAGGACAAGCGCTCGGCAACACCTTGGGTGGTCTTTTGATCCGCTTGGGACAAACCAATGCAACCTCATACGCGAGCGCTACATTCCTGACCGATCTGGATACAGCGCTGTACACAACGGAATTCACCATTCCTCCGGGGCAATCGGGTGAGTGGTTCAGTATTCCATTGCAGGTTCCATTCCAGTACAATGCCAACCAGACCTTGGTCATGGATATTTGGTTCACCAGTTCCACTACGTTGAATTTTGGGACCTTTTCGACCGCGAACAATGATCAGAAACTGTATGCACTGACCTTGGACGCCACGACCGGTTCGTTGTCCTCCTCCGGCTGGCAGGACATGGGATTCGATCTGGACCCGATCGCCGGGATCAGCGAACAAAAGGTTGATGGTCTACAGCTGGTACCACTTCCAGGAGACCAACAACTGCGCGTGCTCCGAAATACGGATGACCTTGGAAAAGCGGACCTCTTCCTTCTGGATGCAAGTGGAAGGCAACTAACCAACCACACATTCACACAAGGCACGCGTAGCATAACGCTCAACCTTGGGGAAATGGCAACAGGATCTACATCGTCCAACTGGTCAACAGCAACGGTACTGTGTACACAAGTCGGTTCCACAAAGCGAACTGAGCCTTGCGATCGCCTCGTTCCGATCCATGAAAGCCACGCTCGTCATTATCGACATCAAGGTTGAAGACTGCAGAGGACGCGGTTTCACGTACGTGGACCGGGAGGGTAACCGGTGGGGCATTGGCTCGTAAGACCTTTGGAAGAACACCACACAAGGAACATGAGCAGGGGCTTCGTGAAGGAGGACGACCAAGAGGAAGCACCCTTCATTCCGCCTCGCGCCGCATTGTCCGATGGTGTAACGAATTACGTTACACCAAGAGGCTTGCAGTTACTGCGTGATGAGCGTGAAGCGTTGGAACAAGAACGCTCTGTGATCATCGGCAATGATGATGAGCGTCGCAGGCAGCAAGCAGTGATCAACGGTAAACTGGAGCTGCTGAATGAACGCATCGTGACCGCGCGTGTGGTAGAGCCCGCGAACGATGGACAACAGGAAGTTCGGTTCGGTAGCACGGTAGCTTTTGAACACCAAATTGGGCCACAGAAGGGCAAGCGCTTCACGTTCACGTTGGTCGGTGTGGATGAAGCATCGGTAAAAGAAGGGCGCGTCGCCTTCACTGCACCGATCGCTCGGGCGTTGATGGGAAAACGGATCGGAGAGATCGCCATGTTCCCATTGGGTGAATTGCGCAAGAGCTGAAGATCATTGAGGTCAACTGAAGAGCGAACGAAATGGAACAGATCACCATTCAACTACGGGGCGAGTACATTGAATTGAACCAATTGCTGAAACTGGCCGGGGCCTGCAACAGCGGCGGTGAAGGGAAAGATGTTGGTGGCCGAGGGATCGTGAAGGTCAACGGCGCCGTGGAGCTGCGCAAGACCTATAAAGTGCGAGCAGGAGAAACCGTGACCCTGGAAGATCTGGAGA contains these protein-coding regions:
- a CDS encoding nuclear transport factor 2 family protein, which translates into the protein MDRKGHSSPAFNAHDLDALLALYKDDAEHYSPKLKVHQPKTNGWVRGKKALRGWWQDAFDRLPELQYEVMGMITDEEQVFMEYIRHVPGEDDLRVGEVLEIRDGMIVGSRVYHG
- a CDS encoding J domain-containing protein, whose amino-acid sequence is MATDYYKTLGVERNATTEQIKAAFRKLARKHHPDLNPNDEKAKQSFQAINEANEVLSDPESRKKYDKYGEQWKHADQFEAAEKQRGSQQAQGGFGGGDPYGGGGYGGASEADFADMFGGMFGGRGGRQVKFRGPDYQAESRLDLRGAYKTHKQTLNVNGKQIRITVPAGVEDGQTIKIGGHGGPGANGGPHGDLYITFRIEPDPKFQRVGKDLYITETVDLTTALLGGTLTLDTLDGAVKLNVAPETQNNTKVKLKGKGFPVYKKEGEFGDLYVTYTVELPKNLTEREKELIKELAELRNNP
- a CDS encoding chaperone modulator CbpM, yielding MENEELIAMEVYCDHEGVEVSFVEALHDRGLIRITTVKEQRFIDPEHLSRVEKLARMHYDLDINLEGIEAISHLLERMEALQQDMRSLSERLRLYE
- a CDS encoding GreA/GreB family elongation factor — its product is MSRGFVKEDDQEEAPFIPPRAALSDGVTNYVTPRGLQLLRDEREALEQERSVIIGNDDERRRQQAVINGKLELLNERIVTARVVEPANDGQQEVRFGSTVAFEHQIGPQKGKRFTFTLVGVDEASVKEGRVAFTAPIARALMGKRIGEIAMFPLGELRKS
- a CDS encoding RNA-binding S4 domain-containing protein: MEQITIQLRGEYIELNQLLKLAGACNSGGEGKDVGGRGIVKVNGAVELRKTYKVRAGETVTLEDLEIKVVAPDQ